The Acidobacteriota bacterium genome window below encodes:
- a CDS encoding CARDB domain-containing protein — MSKTVNRKTDLLPIRLTLLIILALLPLQVSFAKRPAAQAFEVTAVTLASSPTRYEGPCPGVIKFSGSITVNGRGTVKYTFARSDGATGPVFTLNFDRAGTKPVETTWTLGGAALPTFTGWEAIRILSPKPMMSNKAGFTLTCQRAEPFRVTAARLSASPQRYEGHCPGIIKFPGTITANGKGTVKYTFLRSDNATAPVFTLVFDEPGTKPVQTTWTLGGATLKTYSGWEAIKILSPNVMESNRATFELICEQPQPVAKLDLAVAKELIKIGGQVGGAGAKSAISGGTITLTGADSFLQSGGKCAFNITYTVVNYGTVASTQFINRIRCDNEVVSIQSDVSVPAGATRQINTQAYLPPGVHVLTLSLDDEHTIAEANELNNVIKIKIIVNCSSE; from the coding sequence ATGTCGAAAACAGTTAACCGAAAAACCGATTTATTGCCGATTCGTTTAACGCTGCTGATCATTCTTGCCTTGCTTCCCTTGCAGGTTAGCTTCGCAAAACGCCCGGCAGCACAGGCATTTGAAGTCACTGCCGTAACCCTTGCGTCATCCCCGACCCGATACGAAGGTCCTTGCCCTGGGGTCATAAAATTTTCCGGCTCGATCACCGTCAATGGCAGAGGCACCGTCAAGTACACCTTTGCCCGAAGCGATGGAGCCACAGGACCAGTCTTCACCCTCAATTTCGATAGGGCGGGAACCAAACCCGTAGAGACGACCTGGACGTTAGGCGGCGCTGCGTTGCCAACCTTCACAGGATGGGAAGCCATCCGCATTCTGTCACCCAAACCGATGATGTCGAACAAAGCCGGGTTTACCTTAACCTGTCAGCGAGCCGAGCCTTTCCGGGTGACTGCTGCCAGGCTTTCAGCTTCGCCACAGCGATATGAAGGTCATTGCCCCGGCATCATCAAATTCCCCGGAACGATTACTGCAAACGGCAAAGGAACGGTTAAATACACCTTCCTGCGCAGCGATAATGCAACCGCGCCGGTCTTTACGCTGGTCTTTGACGAGCCGGGCACGAAACCGGTGCAGACCACCTGGACGCTGGGCGGGGCGACATTAAAGACCTACAGCGGCTGGGAGGCAATTAAAATTCTGTCGCCGAACGTGATGGAATCCAACCGCGCAACCTTTGAACTGATATGCGAACAGCCGCAGCCGGTCGCGAAACTCGATCTTGCGGTCGCCAAAGAACTCATCAAAATCGGTGGACAAGTGGGCGGCGCTGGCGCGAAGAGTGCGATTAGCGGCGGAACGATTACGCTCACGGGTGCCGATTCATTTCTGCAATCGGGAGGCAAGTGCGCTTTCAATATCACCTACACGGTGGTGAATTACGGCACGGTTGCCTCAACTCAGTTCATCAATCGTATTCGTTGCGATAATGAAGTGGTCAGCATTCAAAGCGACGTATCGGTTCCCGCCGGAGCTACTCGACAAATCAATACGCAGGCTTACCTGCCGCCCGGTGTGCATGTCTTGACGCTTTCGCTTGATGACGAACACACCATTGCTGAGGCCAACGAACTCAACAATGTCATCAAAATCAAGATAATCGTCAACTGTTCGAGCGAGTAA
- a CDS encoding protease inhibitor I42 family protein produces MQKRRNQVCGLIILLIAGCSGISAQNKCSDTSAKCQTITVTDKDNDGKITLKPGDRLIIKLEMRAGTGYNWEIAKNDSARLMPIGEPTVESPEEVPGAVEYQIFQFKAKATGACVVELHYLRPWEKDVEPLKKFKLAVQIG; encoded by the coding sequence ATGCAGAAACGACGAAATCAGGTATGCGGTCTGATTATTCTTTTAATCGCCGGTTGCTCCGGCATATCCGCACAGAACAAGTGCTCTGACACTTCTGCAAAATGTCAGACGATAACGGTCACCGATAAAGACAATGACGGCAAAATCACGCTGAAGCCGGGCGACCGGCTCATCATCAAACTGGAGATGCGAGCCGGCACCGGCTACAACTGGGAAATCGCCAAAAATGATTCCGCCAGATTGATGCCCATTGGTGAACCGACAGTTGAAAGCCCGGAAGAAGTGCCGGGCGCAGTGGAATATCAAATTTTTCAATTCAAAGCCAAAGCGACCGGCGCTTGTGTCGTCGAGTTGCACTACCTGCGCCCCTGGGAAAAAGATGTCGAACCTTTAAAGAAATTCAAACTTGCGGTGCAGATAGGTTAG
- a CDS encoding C1 family peptidase: MKNFRALSILTVALLMLASLPLPISYSQQIDYAQRERQAPPAIRATLATLRNEIQTKRFTFQVGYTLAADRNLEQLAGLKPPTNLAAIANKQNALAVQLLRIDNASREEYARLNPNVKLPELSLQCNPSAAAFDWRKLGKVTPVRDQGGCGSCWAFATIGAYEGSYLIRNGGSPDASEQDVLSCSGLGTCAGGWWAFDFLLGKGDASEASYPYTATDSPCNASIPDPYWATTWGYVKPGGATPSVGEMKQALCQYGPLAVAVRVTTAFRHYTAGVFNENASGSVNHGVTLIGWDDTKGAWLIKNSWGTGWGDTCGYGSQRGYMWITYGSNSIGYAAAWVRAKSRYYKLPDTYYRLVPKIIPTP, translated from the coding sequence ATGAAAAACTTTCGAGCATTATCTATATTGACTGTAGCTTTGCTGATGTTGGCGAGTTTGCCGCTGCCCATCAGCTATTCACAACAGATTGATTATGCACAACGCGAACGGCAAGCGCCTCCCGCCATACGAGCAACGCTTGCAACCCTTCGCAATGAAATTCAAACCAAGCGGTTTACCTTTCAGGTAGGCTACACCTTAGCCGCGGATCGCAATCTGGAGCAACTGGCAGGCTTAAAACCGCCGACCAATCTGGCAGCGATTGCCAACAAACAAAACGCTCTGGCGGTTCAACTCCTGCGCATCGATAACGCCTCGCGCGAGGAATATGCCAGATTGAATCCCAATGTCAAACTGCCCGAACTGTCGCTGCAATGCAATCCTTCTGCGGCAGCTTTTGATTGGCGAAAGCTTGGCAAGGTGACGCCCGTGCGCGATCAGGGAGGCTGTGGAAGTTGCTGGGCGTTTGCCACCATCGGAGCCTATGAAGGCAGCTATCTGATACGCAATGGCGGAAGCCCGGATGCCAGCGAACAGGATGTCCTCAGTTGCAGCGGCTTGGGCACTTGTGCCGGCGGGTGGTGGGCGTTTGATTTTCTGCTCGGCAAAGGCGATGCGTCAGAAGCCAGCTACCCTTACACGGCAACTGATAGCCCCTGCAATGCGTCGATTCCAGACCCGTATTGGGCGACGACCTGGGGGTATGTGAAACCCGGCGGCGCAACCCCATCGGTGGGTGAGATGAAACAGGCGCTGTGCCAATACGGCCCGTTAGCAGTTGCGGTTCGCGTCACCACCGCGTTCAGGCATTACACGGCGGGCGTGTTCAATGAAAATGCTTCCGGTTCGGTCAATCACGGTGTCACGTTGATTGGTTGGGACGATACCAAAGGCGCGTGGTTAATCAAGAATTCCTGGGGCACTGGCTGGGGCGATACCTGTGGGTATGGCTCACAACGCGGCTATATGTGGATTACCTATGGCAGCAACAGCATCGGTTATGCAGCAGCTTGGGTGCGGGCGAAGAGCCGGTATTACAAATTGCCGGACACCTATTACAGATTGGTGCCAAAGATTATCCCGACCCCGTAA